In Dermacentor variabilis isolate Ectoservices chromosome 11, ASM5094787v1, whole genome shotgun sequence, one genomic interval encodes:
- the LOC142563252 gene encoding juvenile hormone acid O-methyltransferase-like, with amino-acid sequence MLDFCQRVSPDEPDETQQFLNVGCGIGDLTRGELLHRCLPCRRIVAVDVSADMVEHAARYCHHDRLEFMKLDMGKDTDVAEFIDEHGLFDRVYSFHTGTWVRDQAKALKNVARLLKPRGECLLFFPAYVRFLDVYRNLVKMQRWSKYSRVSFN; translated from the coding sequence ATGCTGGACTTTTGCCAGAGAGTGTCCCCAGATGAACCGGACGAGACGCAGCAGTTCCTCAACGTTGGCTGCGGTATCGGAGACCTGACACGAGGGGAGCTGCTTCATCGATGCCTGCCGTGCCGGCGCATCGTCGCCGTCGACGTGTCGGCCGACATGGTGGAGCATGCTGCTCGTTACTGTCATCACGACAGGCTTGAGTTCATGAAGTTGGACATGGGGAAGGACACGGACGTGGCCGAGTTCATCGACGAGCACGGTCTGTTCGACAGGGTGTACTCGTTTCACACTGGCACCTGGGTGCGAGACCAAGCGAAGGCGCTGAAGAACGTGGCCAGGCTCCTGAAGCCTCGCGGAGAGTGCCTCCTCTTTTTCCCCGCGTATGTGCGGTTTTTGGACGTCTATCGGAACCTCGTTAAAATGCAGCGTTGGAGCAAGTACTCTCGCGTGAGCTTCAATTGA